Proteins encoded together in one Quercus lobata isolate SW786 chromosome 3, ValleyOak3.0 Primary Assembly, whole genome shotgun sequence window:
- the LOC115981634 gene encoding acetylajmalan esterase-like, which translates to MANTIAVFSLLLTLSTTFSLLLLLPHCIDAQPLKVCNFDAIYQLGDSLSDTGNLIREVPTSTCARLPYGQNFLNNATGRCSNGMLMIDYFAQAAGLPFLPPYLDRNTSVNGSHGKNFAVAGAAALPTEVLVKKNISVVATNSSLNVQLDWMSTYFNGICLNGEDCAEKLKTALFMVGEIGGNDFNFALVQGKPIEELRNLVPEVVKAIKDAVTRIIGYGATRVAVPGNFPIGCLPIFLTALQTNNSAAYDEFHCLKEMNDFAIYYNDQLKQALEGLRKENPKVAVAYGDYYNAFQSVYRNASLLGFDIESLQKACCGAGGDYDFTLRKGCGDPDVPVCPNPDKRIIWDGVHLTQQAYKYISDWLIRDILPNLHC; encoded by the exons ATGGCTAACACCATTGCagttttctctttgcttttaaCTCTGAGTACtactttctctcttcttcttcttcttcctcattgCATTGATGCTCAGCCCCTTAAGGTTTGCAATTTTGATGCAATATATCAACTCGGGGACTCGCTCTCTGACACTGGCAATTTAATTCGTGAGGTCCCAACTTCGACTTGTGCTCGGCTTCCTTATGGCCAAAACTTTCTCAACAATGCCACTGGGCGGTGCTCCAATGGGATGCTAATGATTGATTATTTTG CTCAAGCAGCTGGACTTCCTTTTCTCCCTCCCTACTTGGATCGGAACACATCGGTTAATGGCAGTCATGGGAAGAATTTTGCAGTAGCTGGTGCAGCTGCTTTGCCCACAGAGGTTCttgtaaaaaagaatatttcagTTGTAGCTACTAATAGCTCTCTCAATGTTCAACTGGATTGGATGTCCACATATTTCAATGGGATCTGTCTCAATGGTGAAG ATTGTGCTGAGAAGCTTAAAACAGCCCTATTCATGGTTGGAGAAATTGGAGGGAATGATTTTAACTTTGCATTGGTTCAAGGCAAACCAATTGAGGAGCTTAGAAACCTGGTTCCAGAAGTTGTCAAAGCAATAAAGGATGCTGTTACA AGGATCATTGGTTATGGTGCTACCCGAGTGGCTGTCCCTGGTAACTTCCCAATAGGCTGTTTACCAATCTTTCTTACAGCATTACAGACCAACAATTCTGCAGCTTATGACGAATTTCATTGCCTGAAGGAAATGAACGATTTCGCAATATATTACAATGATCAACTCAAACAAGCCCTTGAAGgattgagaaaagaaaatcctAAAGTTGCTGTAGCATATGGTGATTATTACAATGCTTTCCAATCGGTTTACCGTAATGCTTCACTTCTTG GATTTGATATTGAATCTTTGCAAAAAGCTTGCTGTGGTGCTGGAGGTGATTATGACTTTACACTAAGAAAAGGGTGTGGAGATCCAGATGTACCAGTTTGTCCAAATCCAGATAAACGCATCATCTGGGATGGAGTTCATTTGACACAACAGGCGTACAAGTATATTTCTGACTGGCTCATCCGTGACATCTTGCCCAACCTTCATTgctaa
- the LOC115981669 gene encoding pro-hevein-like: protein MMRKNLIGQKMERLGLCSVVLLCLVANAIAQQCGWQVGGKTCSNNLCCSQYGYCGTTDDYCSPSKNCQSNCQGGGGGGGGGGGGGGESASNVRATYHYYNPEQHGWDLNAVSAYCSTWDAGKSYAWRSKYGWTAFCGPAGPRGQASCGKCLKVTNAWTGAQTTVRIVDQCSNGGLDLDVGVFQRLDTDGRGYAQGHLMVNYQFVDCGDGFNPLLSIINDQ from the exons ATGATGCGCAAGAATTTAATTGGGCAAAAAATGGAGAGGCTTGGTCTGTGCTCAGTTGTTTTATTGTGCCTAGTAGCTAATGCAATAGCTCAACAATGTGGTTGGCAAGTAGGTGGAAAGACTTGCTCAAACAACCTATGTTGTAGCCAATATGGCTATTGTGGCACAACTGATGACTACTGCTCACCCTCCAAGAACTGCCAAAGTAACTGCCAAGGTGGCGGcggcggtggtggtggcggAGGCGGAGGTGGTGGAGAGAGTGCATCTAATGTGCGTGCCACATATCATTATTATAATCCAGAGCAACATGGGTGGGACTTAAATGCTGTTAGTGCATATTGCTCTACTTGGGATGCTGGCAAGTCCTATGCATGGCGCAGTAAGTATGGATGGACAGCTTTCTGTGGCCCGGCTGGGCCTCGTGGTCAGGCTTCTTGTGGCAAGTGCTTGAAG GTGACAAATGCGTGGACGGGGGCACAGACAACAGTGAGGATTGTGGATCAGTGCAGCAATGGAGGGTTGGATTTGGATGTTGGGGTTTTCCAACGATTGGACACAGATGGAAGAGGATATGCTCAAGGCCACCTTATGGTGAATTACCAGTTTGTGGATTGTGGCGATGGGTTTAACCCTCTGCTTTCTATTATCAATGATCAATAG